One window of the Arthrobacter sp. zg-Y919 genome contains the following:
- a CDS encoding alpha-ketoglutarate-dependent dioxygenase AlkB: protein MSNSLFPRERSEPAVGAVHVPGWLPPEKQQHIVAACRQWAIGPVPMRAAVLPGGHPMSVQTVCLGWHWQPYKYTRTADDVGGGRVAELPDWLVELGRDALREAYRQPDGNYAREDFRPENYTPDTALINYYAEGAHMGMHQDKDEKSSAPVVSISIGDTCVFRFGNTETRNRPYTDLELESGDLFVFGGPSRFAYHGVPRTLAGTADPASGLASGRINITLRMTGLE, encoded by the coding sequence ATGAGTAACTCCCTGTTCCCGCGTGAACGTTCCGAACCCGCCGTCGGCGCGGTACATGTGCCCGGTTGGCTGCCGCCGGAGAAACAGCAGCACATCGTAGCGGCCTGCCGGCAGTGGGCCATCGGGCCGGTTCCCATGCGCGCGGCCGTCCTGCCGGGCGGGCACCCCATGTCCGTGCAGACCGTGTGCCTGGGCTGGCACTGGCAGCCCTACAAATACACGAGGACAGCCGACGACGTCGGCGGCGGACGCGTCGCGGAACTGCCCGACTGGCTGGTGGAACTGGGCCGCGACGCCCTCCGTGAGGCCTACCGGCAACCCGACGGCAATTACGCCAGGGAGGACTTCCGGCCGGAAAACTACACTCCCGACACCGCGCTGATCAACTACTACGCGGAGGGCGCCCACATGGGCATGCACCAGGACAAGGACGAGAAATCCAGCGCCCCCGTGGTGTCCATCAGCATCGGGGACACCTGTGTTTTCCGGTTCGGCAACACCGAAACCCGGAACCGTCCCTACACCGACCTGGAATTGGAATCCGGAGACCTTTTCGTGTTCGGCGGCCCCTCCCGCTTCGCCTATCATGGCGTCCCGCGGACCTTGGCGGGCACCGCAGACCCGGCGTCGGGGCTGGCCTCGGGCCGGATCAACATCACCCTGCGCATGACCGGACTGGAGTGA
- a CDS encoding methylated-DNA--[protein]-cysteine S-methyltransferase, translating into MASFEPSGGGLSAAGLLDPDPHEDAVLAALHARLAAEAEPAGLLDVAYTVIDSPVGRLVLAATDAGLVRVAFECEGVDTVLQDLSTRISPRILEAPGRLARPAAQLREYFDGTRYSFDLDLDLRLTAGYRRTVVEALQGIGYGHTATYAGIAALTGNPGAVRAVGTACGRNPLPLVIPCHRVLRSDGTTGGYRGGPAAKKILLDLEAAA; encoded by the coding sequence ATGGCATCCTTTGAGCCCTCCGGGGGCGGTCTCTCCGCCGCCGGCCTGCTGGACCCCGATCCGCACGAGGACGCGGTCCTGGCCGCGCTGCATGCGCGCCTTGCCGCCGAGGCGGAGCCGGCCGGGCTGCTGGACGTTGCCTACACCGTCATCGACAGTCCCGTGGGCCGGCTCGTCCTCGCGGCAACCGACGCCGGCCTGGTCCGGGTCGCGTTCGAATGTGAAGGGGTGGATACGGTGCTGCAGGACCTGAGTACCCGGATCAGTCCGCGGATCCTGGAAGCCCCCGGACGGCTGGCCCGTCCCGCCGCCCAGCTCCGCGAGTATTTCGACGGCACCCGCTACAGTTTTGACCTGGACCTGGACCTGCGGCTGACCGCCGGTTACCGGCGGACCGTGGTGGAGGCGTTACAGGGCATTGGCTACGGGCACACCGCCACTTACGCCGGTATTGCCGCGCTGACCGGAAATCCGGGGGCGGTCCGGGCCGTGGGGACCGCCTGCGGACGTAATCCGCTGCCCCTGGTGATTCCGTGCCACCGGGTGCTGCGCTCGGACGGAACCACCGGCGGCTACCGCGGCGGTCCCGCTGCGAAGAAAATCCTCCTCGACCTGGAAGCTGCCGCATGA
- a CDS encoding sigma-70 family RNA polymerase sigma factor translates to MKPFEQIVREHGPAVLRVCRAVLGPDEAEDAWSETFLAALGAYPDLPDGANVQAWLVTIAKRKAVDQHRSAARNPLPVDIIPERAAANPPDTDGLWGALKTLPVRQREALAYHHLAGLPYAEVARLLGGSEAACRRSAADGIKKLRTLYKEDRNGIL, encoded by the coding sequence GTGAAACCCTTTGAGCAGATTGTCCGCGAGCACGGTCCGGCCGTGCTGCGGGTCTGCCGTGCCGTCCTGGGCCCGGATGAGGCCGAGGACGCCTGGTCGGAGACGTTCCTCGCCGCGCTCGGCGCCTACCCGGACCTGCCCGACGGCGCCAATGTCCAGGCCTGGCTCGTCACCATCGCCAAGCGGAAGGCCGTGGACCAGCACCGCTCAGCCGCCCGGAACCCGCTGCCCGTGGACATCATCCCGGAACGGGCGGCGGCCAATCCGCCGGACACCGACGGGCTGTGGGGGGCGTTGAAAACCCTGCCGGTCCGCCAGCGGGAGGCCCTGGCCTATCACCACCTCGCGGGTCTTCCCTACGCCGAAGTGGCCCGGCTGCTCGGCGGCAGCGAGGCCGCCTGCCGGCGGTCCGCCGCAGACGGCATCAAGAAACTACGCACCCTGTACAAGGAGGACCGCAATGGCATCCTTTGA